From one Lactiplantibacillus paraplantarum genomic stretch:
- the nagE gene encoding N-acetylglucosamine-specific PTS transporter subunit IIBC yields the protein MKNYLQRMGRSLQLPVAVLPAAALLVGIGNWWASASNDIVAHFLQAGGNAVLGQLPLLFAVGLAFGMSKDKDGATALAGLVAFELPTNVLKPESVATLLNIKVATVNPAFGQIGNVFIGIISGLIAAALYNRFHETKLPMALSFFSGKRLVPILAALTMLLVSVALLIVWPPVYDALVAFGKFIVGLGAVGAGLYGFFNRLLIPTGLHQALNSVFWFDVAGINDIGKFLAHKGIKGVTGMYQAGFFPVMMFGLPAGAYAIYRNALPERKVETASLMMAGAFASFFTGVTEPLEFSFMFVAWPLYVLHAIFTGLSLAFSAFMHWTAGFAFSAGLVDYILSLKNPIANQPLMLIIQGLVLAAIYYFGFDFAIKKFHLMTPGREPVTADDVDDLALATDDNDDKYTRQAKQIYAALGGADNLTVIDNCTTRLRLQLADTGTINEGAIKRSGAAGINKLDEHNLQIIIGTEVQFVADALSKLKATNAPISTITATSEAPATTSIKSDITSGVTTDFYSVANGQYVDIENVADDTFAKKMLGDGFAIDPADGTITAPVDGTVSTVFPTKHAIGFKTDSGLEILLHMGIDTVELNGAPFEVLVQTDQPVHHGEVVAKADLAAIKAAGKATTMMVIITDMDAINLMKFKMLTNQVKVSDEIMLVTTK from the coding sequence ATGAAGAACTACTTACAACGTATGGGACGTTCACTGCAACTTCCTGTCGCCGTCCTGCCTGCAGCTGCGTTGCTTGTCGGGATTGGAAACTGGTGGGCTTCTGCCAGTAACGATATCGTCGCGCACTTTTTGCAAGCGGGGGGTAACGCCGTTCTCGGCCAATTACCACTACTATTTGCGGTCGGCCTGGCCTTTGGCATGTCCAAGGATAAAGATGGTGCCACCGCTTTGGCTGGTTTAGTGGCCTTTGAACTACCGACCAACGTTTTAAAGCCAGAATCAGTTGCCACCTTATTGAATATCAAGGTAGCCACCGTCAACCCGGCGTTTGGCCAAATTGGTAACGTCTTCATCGGGATTATTTCTGGTCTGATTGCCGCCGCCCTCTATAATCGCTTCCACGAGACTAAGCTACCAATGGCGCTGTCATTCTTTAGTGGCAAACGGCTCGTTCCCATCCTAGCTGCCCTGACCATGTTACTCGTCAGTGTGGCGCTACTCATCGTTTGGCCACCAGTTTACGATGCACTCGTCGCGTTCGGGAAATTCATCGTTGGCTTGGGTGCTGTCGGAGCTGGTCTGTATGGTTTCTTCAACCGCCTATTGATTCCAACTGGCCTGCATCAAGCCTTGAATTCCGTGTTCTGGTTCGACGTGGCTGGCATTAATGATATTGGTAAGTTCTTGGCTCATAAAGGAATCAAGGGTGTGACCGGGATGTATCAAGCGGGCTTTTTCCCAGTAATGATGTTCGGACTTCCAGCTGGGGCCTACGCGATTTACCGCAATGCCCTACCAGAACGCAAGGTCGAAACGGCGTCTCTGATGATGGCCGGTGCGTTCGCGTCCTTCTTTACCGGTGTGACCGAACCATTAGAATTCTCCTTCATGTTCGTCGCTTGGCCACTTTACGTTCTTCATGCGATCTTCACTGGTTTATCGCTAGCCTTTTCAGCCTTCATGCACTGGACTGCTGGCTTCGCCTTTTCTGCCGGCCTAGTCGATTACATCTTAAGCCTGAAGAATCCAATTGCCAACCAACCATTAATGCTGATTATTCAAGGCCTGGTACTTGCAGCCATTTACTACTTTGGCTTTGATTTCGCCATCAAGAAGTTCCACTTAATGACACCGGGCCGCGAACCAGTGACAGCCGATGACGTCGATGATTTGGCACTAGCCACTGATGACAACGACGACAAATATACCCGCCAAGCTAAGCAAATCTATGCTGCCTTGGGTGGTGCCGACAACTTAACGGTCATTGATAACTGTACAACGCGTTTGCGGCTTCAACTCGCTGATACCGGAACGATTAACGAAGGTGCCATTAAACGTAGTGGCGCTGCCGGTATCAACAAATTAGACGAACATAACTTACAAATTATCATTGGCACTGAAGTTCAATTTGTCGCGGACGCTTTGAGCAAGTTAAAGGCTACGAACGCACCCATTAGTACAATCACGGCAACATCAGAAGCTCCGGCAACGACATCAATCAAGTCGGATATTACTAGTGGTGTGACCACCGACTTTTACAGCGTCGCTAACGGTCAGTACGTAGATATTGAAAACGTCGCCGACGACACCTTTGCTAAGAAGATGCTGGGCGATGGCTTCGCAATTGATCCCGCAGACGGGACGATTACGGCGCCGGTTGACGGAACGGTCAGCACCGTCTTTCCTACCAAGCATGCGATCGGTTTTAAAACCGATTCAGGGTTAGAAATTCTGCTGCATATGGGGATTGATACTGTTGAGTTGAACGGTGCTCCCTTTGAAGTACTAGTCCAAACCGATCAACCCGTTCACCATGGCGAAGTGGTTGCCAAAGCTGACCTGGCAGCGATTAAGGCTGCTGGTAAGGCCACAACCATGATGGTTATCATCACTGACATGGATGCTATCAATTTGATGAAATTCAAGATGTTGACCAACCAAGTCAAAGTCAGTGATGAGATTATGCTGGTCACAACAAAATAA
- a CDS encoding ABC transporter ATP-binding protein yields the protein MPQPTILNVQHLQKVFFPGTSNERHVLKDVNLTIEPGEFVAVIGNNGAGKSTLLNTIAGTLNSDAGEITLADHRVTNRPVAYRSRWVARVFQDPKLGTAGELSVAQNLTLAQRHTGSLSLRRYRQRGQEERYLKLLASLNMGLEARLNTQVKYLSGGQRQALSLLMATLSQPELLLLDEHTAALDPKTSSEVMALTQQIVTANHLTTMMITHKMSDALTYGDRLVMVQDGQIKLDVRGAEKQALRTDDLVTMFAAEV from the coding sequence ATGCCACAACCAACTATTCTGAACGTCCAACACTTACAAAAAGTCTTCTTTCCCGGAACCAGCAACGAGCGGCACGTCTTAAAGGACGTGAATCTAACGATTGAGCCTGGCGAATTTGTAGCAGTCATTGGGAACAATGGCGCCGGTAAGTCGACCTTGCTCAATACGATTGCGGGAACACTGAACTCTGATGCTGGCGAAATCACACTTGCTGATCATCGGGTGACCAATCGTCCCGTCGCGTATCGGTCACGGTGGGTGGCTCGGGTTTTCCAAGATCCTAAGTTGGGTACTGCTGGCGAATTAAGTGTGGCTCAGAATCTTACGTTAGCCCAACGCCATACGGGGAGCTTGAGTCTGCGCCGTTACCGCCAACGTGGACAGGAAGAACGATACTTAAAGTTGCTGGCTAGTCTTAATATGGGATTAGAGGCACGACTGAATACACAAGTGAAGTATTTATCCGGGGGGCAACGGCAAGCTTTATCTTTGCTGATGGCCACACTGAGTCAACCAGAGCTGTTGTTGCTGGATGAGCATACGGCGGCGCTTGACCCGAAGACGAGTTCGGAAGTGATGGCGCTGACCCAACAAATCGTGACGGCTAATCACCTGACAACGATGATGATTACGCACAAGATGAGCGATGCGTTGACATACGGCGACCGGCTGGTGATGGTACAGGATGGGCAAATCAAGTTGGACGTGCGTGGTGCTGAGAAGCAGGCGTTGCGGACGGATGACTTGGTGACGATGTTTGCGGCTGAAGTGTGA
- a CDS encoding ABC transporter permease — protein MLITSIGQGLLWAPLVIGVFLTFRILNIPDLTTEGSFPLGAAVTISAMLAGQSAIVASLFGFVAGCLAGWVTGLLDTKLKMPSLLAGILTMTGLYSINMHIMGKANIPLLDQKTLMGWLPASWSLNLQTIVIGAVVTLVVLVGLIWLFQTRLGLSLMATGNNPAMSAANGIYTDRMVIIGYMLSNGLIALSGGLIAQSNGYADIGMGIGTIVIGLASVLVGEIFLHGRQIWVRLTGMVVGAIIYRYLLTLAMGLGFPVNDLKILSAAILVIVICLPLLQNKYRTKRQLRRYLKEIGVDQHATTNYSERPTLTKSLLSRNQQRAARLKGRESND, from the coding sequence ATGTTAATCACGAGTATTGGACAAGGCTTATTATGGGCACCACTAGTCATCGGGGTATTCCTCACTTTCCGGATATTAAATATCCCTGATCTGACCACTGAAGGGAGCTTTCCATTAGGGGCTGCCGTGACGATTAGTGCAATGTTAGCTGGACAGTCGGCCATCGTTGCGAGTTTATTCGGATTTGTAGCCGGCTGTTTGGCAGGATGGGTGACCGGTCTTTTAGACACTAAACTTAAAATGCCATCATTGTTAGCCGGAATTCTTACGATGACGGGACTATATTCCATCAATATGCACATTATGGGTAAGGCCAATATTCCGTTGCTTGACCAGAAGACGTTGATGGGGTGGTTACCAGCGAGCTGGTCTTTGAATTTACAAACCATCGTGATTGGTGCGGTGGTCACGCTGGTTGTCCTGGTCGGGTTGATCTGGTTGTTCCAAACGCGTTTGGGACTGTCCTTGATGGCAACGGGTAATAATCCTGCGATGAGTGCTGCGAATGGAATCTATACCGATCGGATGGTCATTATTGGCTATATGTTATCTAACGGTTTGATTGCTTTATCGGGTGGTCTGATTGCACAGAGTAACGGCTACGCGGATATTGGGATGGGCATTGGGACGATTGTCATCGGGCTGGCTTCGGTGCTAGTTGGTGAAATCTTCTTACATGGTCGTCAAATCTGGGTCCGTTTGACCGGCATGGTCGTGGGCGCCATTATCTATCGTTACTTATTGACTTTAGCAATGGGTTTAGGTTTCCCCGTCAATGACTTAAAGATTTTATCAGCGGCGATTCTTGTCATCGTCATCTGCTTGCCACTATTACAAAATAAATACCGGACAAAACGGCAGTTACGCCGGTACCTTAAAGAGATTGGAGTCGATCAACATGCCACAACCAACTATTCTGAACGTCCAACACTTACAAAAAGTCTTCTTTCCCGGAACCAGCAACGAGCGGCACGTCTTAAAGGACGTGAATCTAACGATTGA
- a CDS encoding ABC transporter substrate-binding protein: MKKTILSGLILGAGLLLAGCGQQVTSSKSSVSVGILQVVQHGSLDQARKGFKAGLQKELKAHNSKVTVKYHYLNAQGDQSNLNTMSQQLVQQKNDLLVGIATPAAQALAKKTTTVPTLVTAVTDLKAAGLVKSDAKPQTNVSGTSDLMPVGKQLQLLKNMTTGNKPLGIMYNSSEENSVLQVKLAKAYAKKHGINLKVVSATSTNDVASVLAGLTGKISGLYLPTDNLMASAMKTIGQKTKAAKLPVVTGSIEMAEDGGTATYGLNYYELGEQTGKMAYQVLIKKQKPQTMAVQTADKLHLYVNKANAKAIGLQPSSIKQP; this comes from the coding sequence ATGAAAAAGACAATTTTAAGCGGATTAATTTTAGGGGCTGGGCTACTTTTGGCCGGCTGTGGGCAACAGGTAACCAGTAGCAAATCAAGTGTGTCGGTGGGTATCTTACAGGTGGTTCAACATGGGTCACTAGACCAAGCGCGCAAGGGGTTCAAAGCCGGATTACAAAAAGAATTAAAAGCACATAACAGTAAAGTAACGGTCAAGTATCACTATCTAAATGCACAGGGTGATCAGAGTAATTTGAATACAATGAGCCAACAACTCGTCCAACAGAAAAATGATTTGTTAGTTGGTATCGCAACGCCAGCTGCTCAGGCCCTCGCCAAGAAAACGACGACGGTGCCGACCTTGGTTACGGCTGTCACCGACTTGAAAGCGGCGGGGTTGGTCAAAAGTGATGCGAAGCCCCAAACTAATGTGAGCGGCACGAGCGATTTAATGCCGGTTGGTAAACAATTACAGTTATTGAAAAATATGACTACTGGTAATAAACCGTTGGGAATTATGTATAATTCGTCAGAAGAAAATTCAGTGCTGCAAGTCAAGTTGGCGAAGGCTTACGCGAAAAAGCACGGCATCAACTTAAAGGTCGTTAGCGCAACGAGTACTAATGATGTTGCCAGTGTCTTGGCCGGCTTGACGGGTAAAATATCTGGACTCTACTTACCAACCGATAATTTGATGGCGAGTGCGATGAAGACGATTGGTCAGAAGACCAAGGCTGCCAAGTTGCCAGTGGTAACGGGGTCGATTGAAATGGCTGAAGATGGTGGGACAGCGACGTATGGCCTTAACTATTACGAATTAGGTGAACAGACTGGAAAAATGGCTTACCAAGTGTTGATCAAAAAGCAGAAGCCGCAAACGATGGCGGTTCAAACGGCTGACAAGTTACACCTCTACGTCAATAAAGCGAATGCTAAAGCAATCGGCTTACAACCAAGTTCGATTAAGCAACCGTAA
- a CDS encoding CBS domain-containing protein — MSVADYMTPRLVVVSPKTTISVAVELMKKNAIHRLPVMAGHRMVGIITHGIIQRAMPSQATSLSVYELNYLLNKTTVDQIMETAVQTVAADAQLEVAIATMRRHKIGVLPVMTADQVVGIITNNDILDAFLNIAGYGEPGIVTRVVVHHDHVGVIFEIGKVLAEHDLSIQTLMVVNHQATKVIELHVNSEQAVAVNQVLSRAGFEVQPVSD, encoded by the coding sequence ATGAGTGTTGCAGATTATATGACACCACGACTGGTAGTTGTTAGTCCGAAAACGACGATTAGTGTGGCGGTCGAATTAATGAAGAAGAATGCGATTCACCGATTACCGGTCATGGCAGGACATCGAATGGTTGGTATTATTACGCATGGTATTATTCAGCGGGCCATGCCATCACAAGCGACCAGTTTGTCAGTTTACGAGTTAAACTATTTACTCAACAAGACGACCGTGGATCAAATCATGGAGACTGCGGTTCAAACGGTAGCAGCGGATGCACAATTGGAAGTGGCGATTGCCACGATGCGTCGACATAAGATCGGTGTCTTACCGGTGATGACGGCTGATCAAGTTGTGGGCATTATTACAAACAATGATATCTTGGATGCCTTCTTGAATATTGCTGGTTACGGTGAACCAGGTATAGTGACGCGGGTCGTCGTTCACCATGATCATGTTGGCGTTATTTTTGAAATCGGTAAGGTCTTAGCGGAGCATGATTTGAGTATTCAGACATTAATGGTAGTGAATCACCAAGCAACTAAAGTCATTGAGTTGCATGTTAACAGTGAGCAAGCCGTAGCAGTTAATCAAGTCTTATCACGTGCCGGCTTTGAAGTGCAACCAGTCAGTGATTGA
- a CDS encoding ABC transporter ATP-binding protein, whose protein sequence is MLKVRDLVVNYGAIQAVKGVSFDVQQGEIVTLIGANGAGKSTLLHTISGLMRPVSGTIHYLDRPIQKAAAPKIVRAGISQVPEGRHIFPGLSVQENLQMGAFLRQERSQLIQTYQQVYEYFPILKKRRHQDAATLSGGEQQMLAMGRALMAQPKLMLLDEPSMGLAPIFINEIFEIIKAINQAGTTVLLIEQNANQALKIADRGYVLASGQVKLSGRGSELLANSEVQKAYLGG, encoded by the coding sequence ATGCTCAAAGTACGTGACTTAGTTGTTAATTATGGTGCGATTCAGGCAGTCAAAGGTGTTAGTTTTGACGTGCAGCAAGGTGAAATTGTGACGTTAATTGGCGCTAATGGGGCTGGCAAGTCCACCTTGTTACATACGATATCGGGATTAATGCGGCCAGTTAGTGGTACCATTCACTATTTAGATCGTCCGATTCAAAAAGCAGCCGCACCTAAAATCGTTCGCGCTGGTATTTCACAAGTTCCCGAAGGACGGCACATTTTTCCCGGTTTATCAGTCCAAGAGAATTTACAAATGGGGGCTTTTTTACGGCAGGAACGTAGTCAGCTGATTCAGACTTACCAGCAGGTTTATGAGTATTTTCCAATTTTAAAGAAGCGTCGTCATCAAGATGCGGCGACTTTATCAGGTGGTGAACAGCAAATGTTAGCGATGGGGCGGGCACTGATGGCCCAACCCAAACTAATGTTATTAGATGAACCATCGATGGGTTTAGCACCAATCTTTATTAATGAAATTTTTGAGATTATCAAGGCAATCAACCAGGCCGGAACGACGGTCTTATTGATTGAACAAAATGCCAATCAAGCACTCAAAATTGCGGACCGTGGTTATGTCTTGGCTAGTGGACAGGTCAAGCTTAGTGGTCGTGGTTCAGAATTGTTGGCTAATTCAGAAGTTCAAAAAGCTTACTTAGGGGGTTAA
- a CDS encoding ABC transporter ATP-binding protein, which yields MTSRLLDAQGLVKNFGGLTAVADVSVHFDQDELIGLIGPNGAGKTTLFNLLTGETPVSSGSISFYTDQGVVSLNGQRPAAIARVGISRTFQNIRLFKEMSVLDNVRIAMTNHYREGFVTSVLRLPKYYQTERMMTKAAQELLSMFDLTAVADQPAKSLPYGIQRRLEIVRALATKPKLLFLDEPAAGMNPEETAALTRLIRRIQQEFHITIVLIEHDMSLVMNVVERLYVLEHGALLATGTPQAIQHDPAVIKAYLGGV from the coding sequence ATGACTAGTCGGTTATTGGATGCGCAAGGCTTAGTAAAGAATTTTGGTGGGCTGACGGCCGTTGCCGATGTTTCAGTTCACTTTGATCAAGATGAGTTGATTGGACTAATCGGCCCCAATGGTGCGGGCAAGACGACCCTCTTTAATTTATTGACTGGTGAAACGCCAGTTAGTTCGGGGAGTATTAGTTTTTATACGGATCAAGGCGTGGTGTCGTTAAATGGTCAGCGACCAGCTGCTATCGCCCGTGTTGGTATTTCACGAACGTTTCAAAATATTCGACTATTCAAAGAGATGAGCGTGTTAGATAATGTTCGGATTGCGATGACTAATCATTACCGTGAAGGATTTGTGACTAGCGTGTTACGGTTACCTAAATATTATCAAACTGAACGAATGATGACCAAGGCGGCCCAAGAATTGTTGTCAATGTTTGATTTAACGGCGGTGGCTGATCAACCTGCGAAAAGCTTGCCCTATGGTATTCAGCGACGATTAGAAATCGTACGGGCACTGGCAACTAAACCTAAATTGCTCTTTCTTGATGAGCCAGCTGCTGGTATGAATCCCGAAGAAACGGCGGCTTTGACCCGTTTGATTCGGCGCATTCAGCAGGAATTTCACATTACCATTGTGTTGATTGAACATGATATGTCGCTTGTTATGAACGTCGTTGAACGACTTTATGTGTTGGAACACGGGGCCTTATTGGCGACTGGTACCCCGCAAGCTATTCAGCATGATCCGGCCGTTATCAAAGCCTACTTAGGAGGGGTGTAA
- a CDS encoding branched-chain amino acid ABC transporter permease: MKANLKTNLAWLGIMVAGFVIIDGLELMGIINSFIENMLVTIGINVILAVGLNLVIGFAGQFSLGHAGFMAIGAYATGIMTQTMATPAGFFISMIVGMVIAVIAAVIVGIPTLRLRGDYLAIATMGAAEIIRILINNLKITNGAAGLFNIPALASWATVYVLMCLTTIVTVNFIHSRGGRAVMAVRDDELAAGAMGINTTRWKLAAFVFGAATAAIGGSLHAAYIQTIAPGDFNIMASIAILIIVVLGGVGSITGTFVAAIVLGALDTILQNFGTIRMIIYSLALILIMIFKPAGLLGTWEFSFANLFKRRPAKEAVNHD; encoded by the coding sequence ATGAAAGCAAATTTGAAAACTAACTTGGCATGGCTAGGCATTATGGTCGCTGGTTTTGTCATTATTGATGGCTTGGAACTGATGGGGATCATCAATTCGTTCATTGAAAATATGTTAGTGACGATTGGGATCAATGTCATTTTAGCAGTTGGACTCAATCTGGTTATTGGTTTTGCGGGGCAATTTTCACTCGGTCACGCCGGCTTTATGGCGATTGGCGCCTATGCGACTGGTATCATGACGCAAACGATGGCGACCCCCGCTGGCTTTTTCATTTCGATGATTGTCGGCATGGTGATTGCGGTAATTGCGGCGGTGATTGTTGGTATCCCAACATTACGACTCCGTGGTGACTACTTAGCCATTGCAACGATGGGGGCGGCGGAAATTATTCGCATTCTCATTAATAATTTAAAGATTACAAATGGTGCGGCCGGCTTATTCAACATTCCGGCTTTGGCATCCTGGGCGACCGTGTACGTGTTAATGTGTCTCACGACAATCGTGACGGTTAATTTTATTCATAGTCGCGGTGGTCGAGCCGTGATGGCCGTTCGCGATGATGAACTCGCTGCTGGCGCGATGGGTATCAACACGACTCGCTGGAAGCTAGCGGCCTTCGTCTTTGGGGCAGCAACTGCTGCCATTGGTGGGTCGTTACACGCGGCGTATATTCAAACGATTGCACCGGGTGACTTCAATATCATGGCCTCCATTGCAATTCTGATTATCGTGGTGCTTGGTGGTGTCGGCAGTATTACGGGTACCTTTGTTGCCGCCATCGTCTTAGGCGCACTTGATACGATTCTACAAAATTTCGGTACGATTCGAATGATTATTTATTCATTAGCACTGATTTTGATTATGATTTTTAAACCAGCTGGATTGTTAGGAACATGGGAATTTTCGTTTGCGAACCTGTTTAAACGGCGGCCAGCTAAGGAGGCGGTTAATCATGACTAG
- a CDS encoding branched-chain amino acid ABC transporter permease — MQTFGQQLINGLSLGSIYALLALGYTMVYGIIKLINFAHGDIYMLGAFWGYYSLKTLHFNFIAALLSAMVICAISGVIIEYFAYRPLRHSPRITALITAIGVSFLLENGMSYFVGASARSFPQAIKVVTYRWAGLRVSNVQLLILGTACLLMVLLELIIKHTKMGKAMRAVSVDPEAAQLVGISLNQTISFTFALGSAMAGAAGVLIGLYYNSIDPLMGMTPGIKAFVAAVIGGIGSVPGASLGGFIIGVLETGVQAIGLSAYKDAVVYFVLIVILLVLPAGIFGKRTKEKV, encoded by the coding sequence ATGCAGACATTTGGACAACAACTGATTAACGGACTATCACTGGGCAGTATCTATGCGCTATTGGCGCTGGGCTACACGATGGTTTACGGTATTATCAAATTAATTAACTTCGCGCATGGTGATATTTATATGTTGGGCGCCTTTTGGGGCTATTACAGCCTGAAAACACTACACTTTAATTTTATTGCAGCGCTCCTCTCAGCCATGGTGATTTGTGCGATTAGTGGTGTGATTATTGAATACTTTGCGTACCGACCGTTGCGACATTCACCGCGTATTACGGCCCTGATTACGGCAATCGGTGTCTCATTCTTACTTGAAAACGGCATGTCATACTTTGTGGGTGCGAGTGCCCGTTCATTCCCGCAAGCGATTAAAGTGGTGACCTACCGCTGGGCGGGGCTACGGGTGTCGAATGTCCAATTATTGATTCTCGGTACGGCCTGCTTACTAATGGTTTTATTGGAATTGATCATCAAACATACCAAGATGGGTAAAGCGATGCGGGCAGTCTCCGTTGATCCCGAAGCGGCACAGCTAGTGGGAATCAGCCTTAACCAGACGATTTCGTTTACGTTCGCACTAGGCTCCGCAATGGCAGGGGCCGCGGGGGTCTTGATTGGATTGTACTATAACTCGATTGATCCGTTGATGGGTATGACACCTGGTATTAAAGCCTTTGTGGCTGCCGTTATTGGTGGGATCGGTTCAGTACCAGGGGCCTCACTGGGCGGTTTTATTATTGGTGTTTTGGAGACCGGGGTGCAAGCAATTGGCCTATCAGCGTATAAGGATGCAGTAGTCTATTTCGTTTTGATTGTGATCTTACTAGTATTACCGGCTGGTATTTTTGGCAAACGAACTAAGGAAAAAGTCTGA